In the Apteryx mantelli isolate bAptMan1 chromosome 1, bAptMan1.hap1, whole genome shotgun sequence genome, one interval contains:
- the PDK3 gene encoding pyruvate dehydrogenase kinase, isozyme 3 isoform X3, with product MQSFLELLEYENKSPEDPHVLDDFLDVLIKVRNRHNDVVPTMAQGVIEYKEKYGFDPFVSSNIQYFLDRFYTNRISFRMLINQHTLLFGGDINPAHPKHIGSIDPNCNVAEVVKDAYETAKMLCEQYYLVAPDLEVEEFNAKAPNKPIQVVYVPSHLFHMLFELFKNSMRATVELHEGKREGYPSIKTLVTLGKEDLSIKISDQGGGVPLRKIDRLFNYMYSTAPRPSLEPTRAVPLAGFGYGLPISRLYARYFQGDLKLYSMEGVGSDAVIYLKALSSESFERLPVFNKSAWRHYKTTPEADDWSNPSSEPRDASKYKANR from the exons cttttTAGATGTTTTAATTAAAGTCAGGAACAGACACAATGATGTGGTTCCAACCATGGCACAAGGGGTGATTGAATACAAGGAAAAATATGGCTTTGATCCATTTGTTAGCAGTAACATCCAGTATTTTCTAGATAGATTCTACACCAACCGCATCTCTTTCCGTATGCTTATTAACCAACACA caCTTCTTTTTGGAGGCGATATTAATCCTGCTCATCCCAAACATATTGGAAGTATTGATCCTAATTGTAATGTGGCTGAGGTGGTTAAAG ATGCTTATGAAACAGCTAAGATGCTATGTGAGCAGTACTATCTGGTTGCACCAGATCTGGAAGTTGAAGAATTCAATG ctaaaGCTCCAAACAAGCCTATTCAAGTAGTTTATGTACCATCTCATCTGTTTCATATGCTGTTTGAATTGTTCAAG AACTCAATGAGAGCTACAGTAGAACTGCATGAAGGTAAGAGAGAAGGCTATCCGTCAATCAAAACTTTAGTCACTTTGGGGAAAGAAGATCTATCTATTAAG ATAAGTGATCAAGGTGGAGGTGTACCTTTAAGAAAAATAGACAGATTGTTTAACTACATGTACTCAACAGCACCCAGGCCTAGTTTGGAGCCAACAAGAGCTGTGCCTTTG GCTGGATTTGGCTATGGTTTGCCAATTTCTCGTCTTTATGCCAGGTATTTTCAAGGTGACCTTAAACTCTACTCAATGGAAGGAGTTGGTTCAGATGCTGTAATTTATTTGAAG gcCCTTTCAAGTGAATCATTTGAAAGACTTCCTGTTTTTAATAAGTCAGCATGGCGACACTACAAGACCACACCTGAAGCAGATGACTGGAGCAATCCTAGCAGTGAACCAAGGGATGCTTCTAAATACAAAGCTAATCGATAA